Proteins from one Bradyrhizobium amphicarpaeae genomic window:
- a CDS encoding YoaK family protein, translating to MAMHAVSTEPLTEAGVGAYAPERSLLVAALLTLSGGFLDAFTWLSLGVFASSQTGNVAFLGIYALSGQWQLALSHLLPLAAFLLEAVVAVGTGAVLHCLAVEIVCLAAAMLLLHHVPDQIVILVISFGVALQSASFRQVGRWKYLSVTVTGNLLRAIDQLVTASDRDAARGARTMIALCLSFLLGAATGGCVTRWLGRWSFALPIASSAWVLWLCRKRSCSR from the coding sequence ATGGCGATGCACGCCGTATCAACGGAGCCTCTGACCGAGGCAGGCGTCGGGGCCTACGCGCCGGAACGATCGCTGCTGGTCGCCGCTCTCCTGACCTTGTCGGGAGGTTTCCTCGACGCCTTTACATGGCTGTCGCTCGGCGTGTTCGCGAGTTCGCAGACCGGCAACGTCGCTTTCCTCGGGATCTATGCGCTGTCGGGGCAATGGCAGCTGGCCCTGTCCCATCTCCTGCCGCTAGCGGCCTTCCTGCTGGAAGCGGTCGTGGCAGTCGGCACCGGGGCGGTACTGCACTGTCTCGCCGTAGAGATCGTCTGCCTGGCAGCGGCGATGCTGCTGCTCCATCACGTTCCTGATCAGATTGTGATCCTCGTCATCTCCTTCGGCGTCGCGTTGCAGTCGGCGAGTTTCAGGCAGGTCGGACGCTGGAAATATCTCTCGGTCACCGTGACCGGAAACCTGCTAAGAGCGATCGATCAGTTGGTCACGGCGTCGGATCGCGATGCGGCACGCGGTGCACGAACCATGATCGCGCTCTGCCTGAGTTTCCTGTTGGGTGCCGCCACCGGCGGCTGCGTGACGCGATGGCTGGGCAGGTGGAGCTTCGCTCTGCCGATCGCCTCGTCGGCATGGGTTCTCTGGCTCTGCCGCAAACGAAGCTGTTCGCGATGA
- a CDS encoding oxalate decarboxylase family bicupin, with protein MFSRRDLLAMSAAGAAMVGSSAQAATFGNPDEPPQGAVNARSPGSLTDPGPQNPELARQFPSVQSPPATDVGGLPMDWASFNNAPRRIQNGGWARQVTVEDFAISKEISGVNMRLSAGGIRELHWHQAAEWAIMTYGSCRITVLDTQGRPYVGDLKAGDLWYFPSGAPHSLQGLGPDGCEFVICFDDGHANEFNTLLVTDWLAHTPPEVLAKNFGVPADAFAKIPLNNLWIFQGAVPGDLAADRAAIAGHAEAPPYPFIHSLGSSTPVKESSAGSIRVADSSNFKVSTTIAAALVTMPPGAVREMHWHPNADEWQYYIKGKARMTVFDTGPNALTTDFAAGDIGYVRRNLGHYVENVGDTELQFIGVFRAPRYEEVSLSNWLTHTPPKLVAQHFNIDEKLIAQWPDNGPGLMPKS; from the coding sequence ATGTTTTCACGACGTGATTTGCTGGCCATGTCCGCGGCAGGCGCCGCCATGGTCGGCTCCAGTGCGCAGGCCGCAACCTTCGGTAATCCGGACGAGCCACCGCAAGGCGCCGTCAACGCCAGGAGTCCCGGAAGCCTGACCGATCCCGGTCCGCAAAATCCTGAATTGGCCAGGCAGTTCCCCTCCGTGCAGAGTCCGCCTGCGACCGACGTCGGCGGCCTGCCGATGGATTGGGCCTCGTTCAACAATGCACCGAGGCGCATCCAGAATGGCGGCTGGGCGCGCCAGGTCACCGTTGAGGATTTTGCCATCTCGAAGGAAATCTCCGGCGTCAACATGCGGCTGTCCGCCGGCGGCATCCGCGAGCTGCATTGGCATCAGGCCGCCGAATGGGCGATCATGACTTACGGCAGCTGCCGCATCACGGTGCTCGACACCCAGGGACGCCCCTATGTCGGCGACCTCAAGGCCGGCGACCTCTGGTATTTCCCGTCGGGAGCCCCGCATTCACTGCAGGGATTGGGTCCCGACGGATGCGAGTTCGTGATCTGCTTCGACGACGGCCATGCCAACGAGTTCAACACGCTGCTGGTGACGGATTGGCTCGCCCATACGCCTCCCGAGGTGCTGGCGAAGAACTTTGGCGTGCCGGCTGACGCCTTCGCCAAGATCCCGCTGAACAACCTCTGGATTTTCCAAGGGGCGGTGCCCGGCGATCTCGCCGCCGATCGCGCGGCGATCGCTGGGCATGCGGAGGCACCGCCCTACCCGTTCATCCATTCGCTCGGGAGCTCGACCCCGGTCAAGGAGAGCTCCGCCGGAAGCATCCGCGTCGCCGACAGCAGCAACTTCAAGGTATCCACGACCATCGCCGCGGCACTGGTGACGATGCCGCCGGGAGCGGTCCGGGAAATGCACTGGCACCCGAACGCCGACGAGTGGCAGTATTACATCAAGGGCAAGGCGCGGATGACGGTTTTCGACACCGGTCCGAACGCGCTGACGACGGATTTCGCAGCCGGCGACATCGGCTATGTCCGGCGCAATCTCGGCCATTATGTCGAGAATGTCGGCGACACCGAGCTCCAGTTCATCGGCGTATTCCGTGCGCCGCGCTACGAGGAGGTCTCGCTCTCCAACTGGCTGACACACACGCCGCCCAAGCTCGTCGCCCAGCACTTCAACATCGACGAGAAGCTGATCGCTCAATGGCCGGACAACGGCCCCGGCTTGATGCCCAAATCCTGA
- a CDS encoding FdhF/YdeP family oxidoreductase — protein MTTKSVRPYGGPAGGWGALKALSEALLVQRAPLKGAATLSRMNQPEGFDCPGCAWPDPKHTSSFEFCENGGKAIAWETTSKRCTPEFFAEHTVTELASWNDYDLEMVGRLTHPMAYDSASDRYLPVAWSEAFDMIGRELRALPDPNMAEFYTSGRTSNEAAFLYQLFVREYGTNNFPDCSNMCHEATSVGLPYSLGVGKGTVLLEDFDKADCIFIFGQNPGTNSPRMMTSLRNAARRGAAIMSFNPFRERALERFQAPQSPVEMVTLSSTTISSKLFQVRVGGDVAVLKGIMKILVEADEAARAAEQPEILDWDFIRGHTAGVEALVDDLERTQWPDIERQSGLTREDMAYAAAAYMKAERAILVYGMGITQHWRGANNVQQIANLALLRGNVGREGAGVCPVRGHSNVQGDRTVGITEVPKADFLARLEQRFGFKPPVAPGHNVVTALEAMIRGEVKAFFAMGGNFAAAIPDWQATRAALGKLDLTVHVSTKLNRSHLIHGRAALILPCLGRTEIDVQASGPQSVTVEDSMSMVHASGGRNKPASEHLRSEVAIIAGVAKATLGERTVVDWDGFVADYDRIRDAIEAVFPIFQGYNARIRVPGGFHLTSTARERIWTTPSGKANFLVFPGCGEDPPESDPDSLWLTTIRSHDQYNTTLYSMSDRYRGVFGQRDVIFLNEYELRKRGLADGDRVDLITASTDGAERIVRNFRVVAYSFPNGCCAAYYPETNPLVPLYARDPLSFTPSYKGVPIRLVRSAATGE, from the coding sequence ATGACCACGAAATCGGTTCGTCCTTATGGTGGACCCGCCGGCGGCTGGGGCGCACTCAAGGCGCTCAGCGAGGCGCTTCTGGTGCAGAGGGCGCCGCTGAAGGGCGCAGCGACGCTGAGCCGTATGAACCAACCGGAGGGTTTTGATTGCCCCGGCTGCGCCTGGCCCGACCCGAAGCACACCTCGTCATTCGAATTCTGCGAGAACGGCGGCAAGGCGATCGCATGGGAGACGACATCGAAGCGCTGCACCCCCGAATTCTTCGCGGAGCATACCGTCACAGAACTCGCGAGCTGGAACGATTACGATCTCGAAATGGTCGGGCGGCTCACGCATCCGATGGCTTACGATTCCGCATCCGACCGCTATCTCCCGGTCGCGTGGAGCGAAGCGTTCGACATGATCGGTCGAGAGCTTCGGGCCTTGCCCGATCCGAACATGGCGGAGTTCTACACATCCGGGCGGACCTCGAACGAGGCCGCCTTCCTCTATCAGCTGTTCGTGCGCGAATACGGCACCAACAATTTCCCCGACTGCTCGAACATGTGCCACGAGGCGACCAGCGTCGGCCTGCCGTACTCGCTCGGCGTCGGCAAGGGCACCGTGTTGCTGGAGGATTTCGACAAGGCCGATTGCATCTTCATCTTCGGCCAGAACCCAGGCACCAACAGCCCGCGGATGATGACCAGCCTGCGCAATGCGGCACGCCGGGGCGCCGCCATCATGTCGTTCAATCCGTTCCGCGAACGAGCGCTGGAGCGGTTCCAGGCGCCGCAGAGCCCGGTCGAGATGGTCACGCTGTCGTCGACGACGATCAGCTCGAAACTGTTCCAGGTGCGGGTCGGCGGCGACGTCGCCGTCCTCAAGGGGATCATGAAGATCCTGGTGGAGGCGGACGAAGCCGCCCGCGCCGCCGAGCAGCCGGAGATCCTGGATTGGGATTTCATCCGCGGCCACACCGCGGGCGTTGAAGCGCTGGTCGACGATCTCGAGCGCACGCAATGGCCTGATATCGAACGTCAGTCCGGCCTGACGCGCGAGGACATGGCATATGCGGCCGCCGCCTACATGAAGGCCGAGCGCGCAATCCTCGTCTACGGCATGGGCATCACCCAACACTGGCGCGGCGCGAACAACGTCCAGCAGATCGCGAACCTCGCATTGTTGCGCGGCAATGTCGGGCGCGAAGGCGCCGGCGTTTGCCCGGTTCGCGGTCATTCCAACGTGCAGGGCGATCGGACCGTGGGGATCACGGAGGTCCCCAAGGCGGACTTCCTCGCGCGCCTCGAGCAACGCTTCGGTTTCAAGCCTCCGGTCGCGCCGGGACACAACGTGGTCACCGCACTGGAAGCCATGATCCGCGGCGAGGTGAAGGCCTTCTTCGCGATGGGCGGCAATTTTGCCGCGGCCATTCCGGACTGGCAGGCGACCCGGGCGGCGCTTGGCAAGCTCGATCTGACCGTCCACGTCTCGACCAAGCTCAACCGCAGCCACCTGATCCACGGTCGCGCCGCCCTGATCCTGCCGTGCCTCGGACGCACCGAGATCGATGTGCAGGCATCGGGGCCGCAGTCGGTCACGGTGGAGGATTCGATGTCGATGGTGCATGCATCCGGCGGCCGCAACAAGCCGGCATCGGAGCATCTGCGCAGCGAGGTCGCGATCATCGCCGGCGTCGCCAAGGCGACACTGGGCGAACGCACGGTGGTCGACTGGGACGGATTCGTTGCCGATTACGACCGCATCCGCGATGCGATCGAGGCAGTGTTCCCGATCTTCCAGGGCTACAATGCCCGCATCCGCGTCCCCGGTGGCTTCCATCTCACCTCGACCGCACGTGAGCGCATCTGGACGACACCCTCGGGCAAGGCGAACTTCCTGGTCTTCCCGGGGTGTGGCGAGGACCCGCCGGAGAGCGATCCCGATTCGCTCTGGCTCACCACCATTCGCAGCCACGATCAGTACAACACCACGCTTTACTCGATGTCCGATCGCTATCGCGGCGTGTTCGGCCAACGCGACGTGATCTTCCTCAACGAATACGAACTGAGGAAGCGCGGCCTTGCCGATGGCGATCGCGTCGACCTGATCACCGCCTCGACCGACGGCGCCGAGCGGATCGTGCGCAACTTCCGCGTCGTTGCCTATTCTTTTCCGAATGGCTGCTGCGCGGCCTACTATCCGGAGACCAATCCGCTGGTTCCGCTCTACGCCCGCGACCCTCTCAGCTTTACGCCGTCATACAAAGGCGTCCCGATCCGGCTGGTGCGATCGGCCGCGACCGGTGAATAG
- a CDS encoding PAS domain-containing sensor histidine kinase: MSFTSSLLGFNFAAIAFAASIAASLVVISLTITARKKAHTELELSEQRYRHLFSRMPIAFHQLDASRLVVLFRKLRREGVKDLGPYFDSHPKFLRTCMDALSFQEANERAVQMFGGGVSDYVGPSMAETWKKRPDTFRRAMESRYRGETNFEEETQMVTWDGRVVDVLFTTARVGPINDLEISLVGTIDISQRVRAQQKLQQVRAEFAHAARVSMLGELTASIAHEVNQPLAAIATNGAAGLRWLNRPAPDVVEVRKTIENIVEDAQRAANIVARVHGMASRKTPEQASLSFDEIIREALLFLQHEMESRSVSILHQPDPSAPQVLGDRTQLQQVIVNLAINAVQALTQAGYGDRRIVISTITQDAATLCCSVEDNGPGIAAEHLDRLFESFFTTKDSGMGMGLPICRSIVEAHGGRIGAEGHGANGGARFWFTLPLFTGRGRSHQPDRDAFV; the protein is encoded by the coding sequence TTGTCGTTCACGTCTTCCCTGCTCGGCTTCAATTTCGCAGCGATCGCATTCGCCGCCTCAATAGCGGCTTCGCTGGTGGTGATCAGCCTGACCATCACCGCCCGGAAGAAAGCCCATACCGAGCTGGAGCTGAGCGAGCAGCGATATCGCCATCTGTTCAGCCGCATGCCGATCGCATTCCATCAGCTCGACGCCAGCAGGCTGGTTGTGCTATTCCGGAAATTGCGCCGCGAGGGGGTCAAGGACCTCGGCCCCTATTTCGACTCCCATCCCAAGTTCCTCCGGACCTGCATGGACGCGCTCTCCTTTCAGGAGGCCAATGAACGGGCCGTCCAGATGTTCGGAGGCGGCGTCAGCGACTATGTCGGACCTTCCATGGCCGAGACCTGGAAGAAGCGTCCCGATACGTTCCGGCGGGCCATGGAGTCACGTTATCGCGGTGAGACGAACTTCGAGGAAGAGACCCAGATGGTCACCTGGGACGGCCGCGTCGTCGACGTCCTCTTCACGACAGCCCGCGTCGGCCCCATCAACGACCTCGAAATCAGCCTGGTCGGCACCATCGACATCTCACAGCGTGTCCGCGCCCAGCAGAAGCTGCAGCAGGTACGGGCCGAGTTCGCGCATGCCGCGCGCGTCTCGATGCTCGGCGAGCTCACCGCCTCGATCGCGCACGAGGTCAACCAGCCGCTGGCAGCCATCGCAACCAACGGCGCCGCCGGCCTGCGATGGCTGAACAGGCCCGCGCCCGATGTCGTCGAGGTCCGCAAGACCATCGAGAACATCGTCGAGGATGCCCAGCGCGCCGCGAACATCGTAGCGCGCGTTCACGGAATGGCTTCACGGAAAACGCCCGAGCAGGCATCCCTGTCGTTCGACGAGATCATCCGCGAAGCGCTTCTCTTCCTGCAACACGAGATGGAATCCCGCAGCGTGAGCATCCTGCACCAGCCCGATCCGAGCGCGCCACAGGTGCTCGGTGACCGCACCCAGCTCCAACAGGTGATCGTCAACCTGGCCATCAACGCGGTGCAGGCGCTGACGCAGGCTGGATATGGCGATCGCAGGATCGTCATCAGCACGATCACGCAAGACGCGGCCACGCTGTGCTGCTCCGTGGAAGACAATGGTCCCGGCATTGCCGCCGAGCATCTCGATCGGCTGTTCGAAAGCTTTTTCACGACCAAGGACAGTGGGATGGGCATGGGACTACCGATCTGCCGGTCGATTGTCGAGGCGCATGGCGGCCGGATCGGCGCCGAAGGCCATGGCGCCAACGGCGGCGCCCGCTTCTGGTTTACGCTGCCGCTATTCACCGGTCGCGGCCGATCGCACCAGCCGGATCGGGACGCCTTTGTATGA
- a CDS encoding thioesterase family protein, whose amino-acid sequence MDPLEKVSAGMTAEKLVTVTPEMTVGHVISGMPAVYGTPMMILHMEMAAGSAVQPFLPAGHVSVGMMVNIRHLAATPVGHTVRAIARVIAVEAKSVLFEIEAWDGGRKIGDGTHRRGVVDVAEFERRFDVTKPTAEMA is encoded by the coding sequence ATGGATCCACTTGAGAAGGTGAGCGCCGGCATGACGGCGGAGAAGCTCGTGACCGTCACGCCCGAGATGACGGTCGGCCACGTGATATCAGGCATGCCGGCTGTCTACGGCACGCCGATGATGATCCTGCACATGGAGATGGCCGCCGGATCGGCAGTGCAGCCGTTCCTGCCCGCAGGCCATGTCAGCGTCGGGATGATGGTCAACATCCGCCACCTTGCCGCAACGCCGGTCGGCCACACGGTGCGCGCGATCGCGCGGGTGATCGCGGTCGAGGCCAAGAGCGTGCTGTTCGAAATCGAGGCGTGGGACGGCGGCCGCAAGATCGGCGACGGCACCCACCGGCGCGGCGTAGTCGATGTCGCCGAGTTCGAGCGGCGGTTCGACGTGACCAAGCCAACAGCAGAGATGGCCTGA
- a CDS encoding efflux RND transporter permease subunit, translating into MNLSAPFILRPIATALLMAGLLLCGLAAYPLLPVGALPNVNYPTIQISAQLPGADPGTIASSLATPLEQQLSQIPGITQLTSFSALGVAQLTVQFELSRTVDSAAVDVLAAINAASPFLPPNIPYPPTIRKVNPAETPIMLIALTSDSLPLTTVDAYAENILLPKISQVPGVGLVGIGGQQKPAIRVRVNPQALAARGIGLEDVRSVIAGANVDLPKGTLNSPRVTYTLNTNDQLLKPSAYEDLIIAYRNGSPVRIRDIGTAIEAPENDLLAGWYGKDRAIILAVQRVPGANVIQTVDRIKKLLPQLQASVPPAIKVTIAADRTATIRAAVSDVQFTLMLTVALVVMVIFLFLRNFWATLIPAITVPLALIGTFAVLYALGYSLDNLSLMALSIAVGFVVDDAVVVIENIVRHLEQGMTPMEAALKGSREIGFTIVSITLSLIAVFIPLFLMGGYVGKLFQEFAVTITAALLLSLVISLTLTPMMCARLLKDQSRKKHGRLYLAFERGFDALLSLYARGLRIVLRHRFATLLVMLSTIALTGYLYVIIPKGFFPQQDTGQIVGITEAAQDISFPAMSERQQAIVGILSKDPAVQSVASYIGPGGPTATLNQGRIFIVLKPKPERKASADQVIERLGPRLAHIQGIRLYMQAAQDITIGARLSKTQYQYTLTDADSNELTHWSAIFLAKLRALDLITDVASDQANAGPRLEVTVNREVASSFGILPTTIDNALDDAFGQRIVSTMFTSLNQYHVVMEVDPRFQYGPEALKDIYLNSSTGQQVPLSTLVHAVIKPAPILINHQSLFPSVTISFNLRPGAALGDAVAAVQKIEKETGKPASLTASFQGNAQAFQSSLRGTPLLIGAALIVIYIILGVLYESLIHPITILSTLPSAGIGALLLLLAVHMDLSVIAIIGIILLIGIVKKNGIMLVDFALEVERGQGLSPEEAIYQACTLRFRPILMTTMAALLGGVPLMLGTGTGAELRQPLGYTIVGGLMLSQILTLYTTPVVYLYLDKLGNWFTGRKPRAAATSTLSTTGADTELSHGST; encoded by the coding sequence ATGAACCTCTCCGCGCCCTTCATCCTGCGGCCGATCGCGACTGCCCTGCTGATGGCCGGCTTGCTGTTGTGCGGCCTTGCGGCCTATCCGCTGCTGCCGGTCGGGGCCCTGCCGAACGTCAACTACCCGACCATCCAGATCTCGGCGCAACTGCCGGGCGCGGACCCCGGCACGATCGCCTCGTCCCTCGCCACACCGCTTGAACAGCAGCTCAGCCAGATTCCCGGCATCACCCAGCTCACCTCGTTCAGCGCACTCGGCGTGGCACAGCTCACCGTGCAGTTCGAGTTGTCGCGCACGGTGGACAGCGCCGCGGTCGACGTGCTGGCAGCGATCAACGCCGCCAGCCCCTTCCTGCCGCCGAACATCCCCTACCCGCCGACGATCAGGAAGGTCAATCCGGCGGAGACGCCGATCATGCTGATCGCACTGACGTCGGACTCGTTACCTCTGACCACGGTCGACGCCTATGCGGAGAACATCCTGCTGCCGAAGATCTCGCAGGTACCGGGCGTGGGCCTGGTCGGCATCGGTGGCCAGCAGAAGCCCGCGATCCGTGTCCGCGTCAATCCGCAGGCGCTCGCCGCCCGCGGCATCGGCCTCGAAGACGTCCGCAGTGTGATCGCCGGCGCCAATGTCGACCTGCCGAAGGGCACGCTCAACAGCCCGCGCGTGACCTACACGCTGAACACCAACGATCAGCTCTTGAAGCCATCGGCCTATGAGGACCTCATCATCGCCTATCGCAACGGTTCGCCGGTGCGAATACGCGATATCGGCACGGCGATCGAGGCCCCCGAAAACGACCTTCTCGCCGGCTGGTACGGCAAGGATCGCGCCATCATCCTGGCAGTCCAGCGCGTCCCCGGCGCCAATGTGATCCAGACGGTCGACCGCATCAAGAAGCTGCTGCCGCAGCTGCAAGCTTCCGTTCCGCCGGCGATCAAGGTGACGATCGCCGCGGACCGCACCGCCACGATTCGCGCGGCAGTGTCCGACGTCCAGTTCACACTGATGCTCACGGTCGCATTGGTGGTGATGGTCATATTCCTGTTCCTGCGGAATTTCTGGGCCACCCTCATTCCGGCGATCACGGTTCCGCTGGCGCTGATCGGCACCTTCGCGGTTCTCTATGCACTCGGCTACAGCCTGGACAATCTCTCGCTGATGGCGCTGTCGATCGCGGTCGGCTTCGTGGTCGACGATGCCGTCGTGGTCATCGAGAACATCGTACGTCATCTCGAGCAGGGCATGACGCCGATGGAAGCGGCGCTGAAGGGCTCTCGCGAGATCGGCTTCACCATCGTCTCCATCACCCTGTCGCTGATCGCGGTGTTCATCCCGCTGTTCCTGATGGGCGGTTACGTCGGCAAGCTGTTCCAGGAATTCGCGGTCACGATCACCGCAGCGCTGCTGCTGTCTCTGGTCATCTCGCTCACGCTGACGCCGATGATGTGCGCGCGGCTGCTGAAGGATCAATCGCGGAAGAAGCACGGCCGGCTCTATCTCGCCTTCGAACGGGGATTTGACGCCCTGCTCTCACTCTATGCGAGAGGCCTGCGGATCGTTCTGCGCCATCGCTTCGCGACGCTGCTGGTGATGCTCTCGACCATCGCGCTGACCGGTTATCTTTACGTGATCATCCCGAAAGGTTTCTTCCCGCAGCAGGACACCGGGCAGATCGTCGGCATCACCGAGGCCGCCCAGGACATCTCCTTCCCCGCGATGTCCGAACGTCAGCAGGCGATCGTCGGCATCCTCTCGAAAGATCCGGCGGTCCAGTCGGTGGCGAGCTACATCGGTCCGGGCGGACCGACGGCCACGCTCAACCAGGGGCGCATCTTCATCGTGCTGAAGCCGAAGCCTGAGCGCAAGGCCAGCGCCGATCAGGTAATCGAGCGGCTGGGGCCCCGGCTGGCCCACATCCAGGGCATCAGGCTCTACATGCAGGCCGCGCAGGACATTACGATCGGCGCACGCCTGTCGAAGACGCAGTATCAGTACACGCTGACGGATGCCGATTCCAACGAGCTGACGCATTGGTCGGCGATCTTCCTGGCGAAGCTCCGCGCGCTCGACCTGATCACCGACGTCGCCAGCGACCAGGCCAATGCCGGCCCGCGGCTGGAGGTCACGGTCAACCGCGAGGTCGCCTCCAGCTTCGGAATCCTGCCCACGACGATCGACAATGCCCTCGACGACGCGTTCGGCCAGCGCATCGTCTCCACCATGTTCACCTCGCTGAACCAGTACCACGTCGTGATGGAGGTCGACCCGCGCTTCCAGTACGGGCCCGAGGCGCTCAAGGACATCTACCTGAACTCGTCCACCGGCCAGCAGGTCCCCCTCAGCACGCTGGTCCACGCCGTGATCAAGCCTGCACCCATCCTGATCAATCATCAAAGCCTGTTTCCCTCGGTCACGATCTCCTTCAACCTGCGGCCCGGCGCTGCGCTCGGCGACGCCGTGGCGGCGGTCCAGAAGATCGAGAAGGAGACCGGCAAGCCCGCTTCGCTCACGGCCTCGTTCCAGGGCAATGCGCAGGCGTTCCAGTCCTCCCTGCGCGGCACGCCGCTATTGATCGGGGCGGCGCTGATCGTGATCTACATCATTCTCGGCGTTCTCTATGAGAGCCTGATCCATCCGATCACGATCCTGTCGACGCTGCCTTCGGCCGGCATCGGCGCACTGCTGCTGCTGCTCGCCGTCCATATGGATCTCAGCGTCATCGCCATCATCGGCATCATCCTGCTGATCGGCATCGTCAAGAAGAACGGCATCATGCTGGTCGATTTCGCTCTGGAGGTGGAACGCGGGCAGGGGCTCAGCCCGGAAGAGGCGATATACCAAGCCTGCACGCTTCGCTTCCGCCCGATTCTGATGACGACGATGGCCGCGCTGCTCGGCGGCGTGCCGCTGATGCTCGGCACCGGTACCGGCGCGGAGCTGCGCCAGCCGCTCGGTTACACCATCGTCGGCGGCTTGATGCTGTCGCAGATCCTGACGCTCTACACCACGCCCGTTGTCTATCTCTACCTTGACAAGCTCGGCAACTGGTTCACCGGGCGCAAGCCGCGGGCGGCCGCGACATCCACTCTCTCGACAACCGGAGCAGATACGGAACTGAGCCATGGATCCACTTGA
- a CDS encoding efflux RND transporter periplasmic adaptor subunit: MKRSLTLALVALAAILIGGGFWFFGSDKKPVVTAAPVPAAVPVVAATVTGKAVPIYLRGIGTVIAYNTDVVRSQIQGQIVKIAFTEGQTVKAGDLLAQIDPRPYEAQIEQLTANRDRDQAQLVNAEANLSRYNQLGDKGYATPQLIETQTAQVAQLKAAVKADEAQIDQANVQLSYTRLTSAIPGITGVRQIDVGNVIHPTDPNGLVVVTQIEPISLLFTLPQADLPIIQQQAAKGALKVIAFSQDNKMKLGEGTLLLVNNEIAGTTGTVQLKAVFPNHEHRLWPGQLVNARLLLETRKDALTVAGSAVQQGPNGSYVYVVSADQTATLRPVHVVEISDGQALIDQGLKSGDVVVVDGQYRLTEGSRIKELHGKAAREADLQSAVQDALP; this comes from the coding sequence GTGAAACGGAGCCTCACCCTTGCACTCGTTGCTCTCGCCGCGATCCTGATCGGCGGGGGTTTCTGGTTCTTCGGCAGCGACAAGAAGCCGGTCGTCACCGCCGCGCCCGTACCCGCCGCCGTGCCAGTGGTTGCGGCCACCGTCACCGGCAAGGCTGTTCCGATCTATCTGCGCGGCATCGGCACGGTGATCGCCTACAACACCGACGTCGTGCGCAGCCAGATTCAGGGACAGATCGTCAAGATCGCCTTCACCGAGGGCCAGACCGTCAAGGCCGGCGACCTGCTCGCCCAGATCGATCCTCGTCCTTACGAGGCACAGATCGAGCAGCTCACGGCGAACCGCGACAGGGACCAGGCGCAGCTCGTGAACGCCGAGGCCAATCTTTCACGCTACAATCAGCTCGGCGACAAAGGTTATGCGACCCCGCAACTGATCGAGACGCAGACGGCGCAGGTGGCGCAGCTCAAGGCCGCCGTGAAGGCCGACGAGGCGCAAATCGATCAGGCCAATGTCCAGCTCAGCTACACGCGTCTGACGTCGGCGATCCCCGGCATCACGGGCGTCCGCCAGATCGACGTCGGCAACGTGATTCATCCGACCGATCCGAACGGTCTCGTCGTGGTCACCCAGATCGAGCCGATCTCGCTGCTGTTCACCCTGCCGCAGGCGGACCTGCCCATCATCCAGCAGCAGGCCGCGAAGGGAGCGCTGAAGGTCATCGCCTTCAGTCAAGACAACAAGATGAAGCTCGGCGAGGGCACGCTGCTGCTGGTCAACAACGAGATCGCGGGGACCACTGGCACCGTCCAGCTCAAGGCGGTATTCCCCAACCACGAGCACCGGCTATGGCCGGGGCAGCTGGTGAACGCGCGACTGCTGCTGGAAACCCGCAAGGATGCCCTGACGGTAGCGGGATCGGCAGTTCAGCAAGGTCCGAACGGCAGCTATGTCTACGTCGTGTCTGCCGATCAGACAGCCACCTTGCGTCCCGTCCACGTGGTCGAGATCAGCGACGGGCAGGCCCTGATCGATCAGGGCTTGAAATCGGGCGACGTCGTCGTGGTCGATGGCCAGTATCGGCTGACCGAAGGAAGCCGCATCAAAGAGCTGCACGGCAAGGCGGCACGCGAAGCTGATCTGCAAAGCGCCGTGCAGGACGCGCTCCCATGA